In Oryza brachyantha chromosome 2, ObraRS2, whole genome shotgun sequence, a single window of DNA contains:
- the LOC102701330 gene encoding coatomer subunit delta-1 isoform X2, which translates to MVVLAASIISKSGKALVSRQFVDMSRIRIEGLLAAFPKLVGTGKQHTYVETENVRYVYQPIEGLYLLLITNKQSNILEDLDTLRLLSKLVPEYSPSLDEEGVCKTAFELIFAFDEAISLGNKENVTVQQVKQYCEMESHEEKAHKLMMQSKINETRDVMKKKASELDKMRMERGKLDKGGYSSISGPRVIEKTFNDMSITGSGFGSGSGLGGLSMDMDSFSSKPKGGRPSAAATAPSKGLGMKLGKTQKTNQFLESLKAEGEVILEDVQPSSVQSRVSPLPPSDPVTVTIEEKLNVTVKRDGGVNNFDVQGTLALQVLNDADGFIQLQIENQDVPGLSFKTHPNINKDLFNSQQVVGAKDPNRPFPSGQNETPLVKWRIQGMDESSLPLSVNCWPSVSGSETYVNIEYEAAEMFDLHNVVISIPLPALREAPSVRQIDGEWKYDSRNSVLEWSILLIDQSNRSGSMEFVVPPADPSTFFPISIGFSASTTFSDLKVTGIRPLKDGNPPKYSQRARLVTTNYQVV; encoded by the exons CACTTGTTTCAAGGCAGTTTGTTGACATGTCTCGCATACggattgaaggattacttgCAGCTTTCCCCAAACTGGTTGGAACTGGGAAGCAGCATACCTATGTTGAGACTGAAAATGTTCGCTATGTTTATCAGCCAATAGAAGGCTTGTATTTGCTACTTATCACAAACAAACAGAGCAATATTCTTGAAGATCTGGACACCTTGAGGCTGCTCTCCAAGCTT GTGCCGGAATACTCCCCCTCTCTTGATGAGGAGGGTGTTTGTAAAACAGCATTTGAGCTTATATTTGCCTTTGATGAAGCCATCTCTCTTGGAAATAAGGAAAATGTAACAGTTCAACAAGTCAAACAGTACTGTGAGATGGAGAGCCATGAAGAGAAGGCACACAAGCTGATGATGCAAAGCAAAATCAACGAAACGAGGGATGTGATGAAGAAGAAAGCCAGTGAGCTTGATAAGATGAGG ATGGAAAGAGGAAAGCTTGACAAAGGAGGATACTCATCAATATCTGGTCCCCGGGTAATCGAGAAAACATTCAATGACATGAGCATTACTGGTAGTGGATTTGGAAGTGGTTCTGGATTAGGTGGACTGAGCATGGATATGGACTCATTTTCTAGCAAGCCCAAAGGAG GTCGTCCATCTGCAGCTGCTACTGCTCCTAGCAAAGGTCTTGGTATGAAATTAGGCAAAACACAGAAGACGAATCAGTTCCTAGAATCTTTGAAAGCTGAAGGAGAAGTCATTCTGGAGGATGTACAACCTAGTTCAGTTCAGTCGAGGGTGTCACCTCTTCCACCAAGTGATCCTGTGACAGTGACAATTGAAGAAAAACTCAACGTTACAGTTAAAAGAGATGGAGGTGTTAATAACTTTGATGTACAAGGAACCCTTGCTCTTCAGGTCCTTAATGATGCAGATGGGTTTATCCAGTTGCAG ATTGAAAACCAAGATGTCCCTGGACTTAGCTTCAAAACACACCCCAATATCAACAAGGATTTGTTTAACAGTCAACAAGTTGTGGGGGCAAAAGATCCAAACAGGCCATTCCCAAGTGGTCAAAATGAGACTCCTCTGGTTAAATGGAGAATCCAGGGGATGGACGAGTCTTCCTTACCTCTATCAG TCAACTGCTGGCCATCAGTATCTGGAAGTGAAACCTATGTCAACATTGAATATGAAGCTGCTGAGATGTTTGACTTGCACAACGTTGTCATATCTATACCATTGCCTGCTCTCCGGGAGGCTCCGAGTGTTAGACAGATTGATGGAGAGTGGAA GTATGACTCGAGAAACTCCGTGTTGGAATGGTCCATTCTCCTCATCGATCAGTCGAATCGCAG TGGCTCCATGGAGTTCGTTGTCCCCCCAGCTGATCCATCGACGTTTTTCCCCATATCTATTGGATTTTCTGCATCGACTACATTCAGTGATTTGAAG GTTACTGGAATCCGTCCCCTGAAGGATGGTAACCCGCCAAAGTATTCACAGAGGGCTCGTTTGGTGACTACCAATTACCAAGTAGTTTAA
- the LOC102701330 gene encoding coatomer subunit delta-1 isoform X1 has translation MLMLTLVFYVCVPQVVLAASIISKSGKALVSRQFVDMSRIRIEGLLAAFPKLVGTGKQHTYVETENVRYVYQPIEGLYLLLITNKQSNILEDLDTLRLLSKLVPEYSPSLDEEGVCKTAFELIFAFDEAISLGNKENVTVQQVKQYCEMESHEEKAHKLMMQSKINETRDVMKKKASELDKMRMERGKLDKGGYSSISGPRVIEKTFNDMSITGSGFGSGSGLGGLSMDMDSFSSKPKGGRPSAAATAPSKGLGMKLGKTQKTNQFLESLKAEGEVILEDVQPSSVQSRVSPLPPSDPVTVTIEEKLNVTVKRDGGVNNFDVQGTLALQVLNDADGFIQLQIENQDVPGLSFKTHPNINKDLFNSQQVVGAKDPNRPFPSGQNETPLVKWRIQGMDESSLPLSVNCWPSVSGSETYVNIEYEAAEMFDLHNVVISIPLPALREAPSVRQIDGEWKYDSRNSVLEWSILLIDQSNRSGSMEFVVPPADPSTFFPISIGFSASTTFSDLKVTGIRPLKDGNPPKYSQRARLVTTNYQVV, from the exons CACTTGTTTCAAGGCAGTTTGTTGACATGTCTCGCATACggattgaaggattacttgCAGCTTTCCCCAAACTGGTTGGAACTGGGAAGCAGCATACCTATGTTGAGACTGAAAATGTTCGCTATGTTTATCAGCCAATAGAAGGCTTGTATTTGCTACTTATCACAAACAAACAGAGCAATATTCTTGAAGATCTGGACACCTTGAGGCTGCTCTCCAAGCTT GTGCCGGAATACTCCCCCTCTCTTGATGAGGAGGGTGTTTGTAAAACAGCATTTGAGCTTATATTTGCCTTTGATGAAGCCATCTCTCTTGGAAATAAGGAAAATGTAACAGTTCAACAAGTCAAACAGTACTGTGAGATGGAGAGCCATGAAGAGAAGGCACACAAGCTGATGATGCAAAGCAAAATCAACGAAACGAGGGATGTGATGAAGAAGAAAGCCAGTGAGCTTGATAAGATGAGG ATGGAAAGAGGAAAGCTTGACAAAGGAGGATACTCATCAATATCTGGTCCCCGGGTAATCGAGAAAACATTCAATGACATGAGCATTACTGGTAGTGGATTTGGAAGTGGTTCTGGATTAGGTGGACTGAGCATGGATATGGACTCATTTTCTAGCAAGCCCAAAGGAG GTCGTCCATCTGCAGCTGCTACTGCTCCTAGCAAAGGTCTTGGTATGAAATTAGGCAAAACACAGAAGACGAATCAGTTCCTAGAATCTTTGAAAGCTGAAGGAGAAGTCATTCTGGAGGATGTACAACCTAGTTCAGTTCAGTCGAGGGTGTCACCTCTTCCACCAAGTGATCCTGTGACAGTGACAATTGAAGAAAAACTCAACGTTACAGTTAAAAGAGATGGAGGTGTTAATAACTTTGATGTACAAGGAACCCTTGCTCTTCAGGTCCTTAATGATGCAGATGGGTTTATCCAGTTGCAG ATTGAAAACCAAGATGTCCCTGGACTTAGCTTCAAAACACACCCCAATATCAACAAGGATTTGTTTAACAGTCAACAAGTTGTGGGGGCAAAAGATCCAAACAGGCCATTCCCAAGTGGTCAAAATGAGACTCCTCTGGTTAAATGGAGAATCCAGGGGATGGACGAGTCTTCCTTACCTCTATCAG TCAACTGCTGGCCATCAGTATCTGGAAGTGAAACCTATGTCAACATTGAATATGAAGCTGCTGAGATGTTTGACTTGCACAACGTTGTCATATCTATACCATTGCCTGCTCTCCGGGAGGCTCCGAGTGTTAGACAGATTGATGGAGAGTGGAA GTATGACTCGAGAAACTCCGTGTTGGAATGGTCCATTCTCCTCATCGATCAGTCGAATCGCAG TGGCTCCATGGAGTTCGTTGTCCCCCCAGCTGATCCATCGACGTTTTTCCCCATATCTATTGGATTTTCTGCATCGACTACATTCAGTGATTTGAAG GTTACTGGAATCCGTCCCCTGAAGGATGGTAACCCGCCAAAGTATTCACAGAGGGCTCGTTTGGTGACTACCAATTACCAAGTAGTTTAA